From Ptychodera flava strain L36383 chromosome 3 unlocalized genomic scaffold, AS_Pfla_20210202 Scaffold_26__1_contigs__length_13983176_pilon, whole genome shotgun sequence, one genomic window encodes:
- the LOC139125876 gene encoding uncharacterized protein — MSLPFPAVSVAVAAIAIILYIVSTATDYWVELTSAPDGKTFIGLWRFCSTLAGTTACTTSLPEEYAKFKDGIWIARGCMLSAILIASITWILTLLALYEKRSGHPRLSFCKTINRFHWKVNGMAFFATVLLVFAGTTVIRAKFDGYVFGYSIILAWISIGIGIISGSMLTFCFPTITDANSPGST, encoded by the exons ATGTCTCTTCCATTTCCCGCGGTCAGCGTAGCGGTGGCAGCCATTGCGATCATCTTGTACATAGTAAGTACTGCAACCGACTACTGGGTGGAACTGACATCGGCTCCCGACGGGAAAACTTTCATCGGTCTATGGCGGTTCTGTTCTACTTTAGCCGGCACAACCGCGTGTACGACGTCGCTGCCAGAAGAATACGCCAAATTTAAAG ACGGCATCTGGATCGCCCGTGGATGTATGCTGTCAGCTATTTTAATCGCTAGCATAACATGGATACTAACACTGTTAGCCTTGTATGAGAAGCGTAGCGGACATCCACGCCTCTCTTTCTGTAAAACCATCAACAGATTCCACTGGAAAGTCAACGGAATGGCCTTCTTTGCCACAG TTTTACTGGTGTTTGCAGGAACGACCGTTATCCGTGCCAAATTCGATGGATATGTTTTCGGATACTCAATCATTCTTGCTTGGATTTCCATTGGTATTGGTATCATTTCCGGGTCTATGCTTACCTTCTGCTTCCCAACCATAACCGATGCAAACAGCCCAGGGTCTACGTAG